One part of the Thiothrix nivea DSM 5205 genome encodes these proteins:
- a CDS encoding UDP-glucose dehydrogenase family protein, with the protein MKVTIYGSGYVGLVTGACLAQVGNDVLCVDVDERKINMLLNGEIPIHEPGLDNMVKENIAAGRLNFTLSAEEGVRHGLFQFIAVGTPPDEDGSADLRYVLTVARSIAEHMDSYRIVVDKSTVPVGTADKVRAAMQAVLEARSVSIEFDVVSNPEFLKEGAAIEDFMKPDRIVIGADNPRTTELVRELYAPFNRSRDRLVVMDIRSAELTKYAANAMLATKISFMNELANMAELLGADIEKVRIGIGSDPRIGYHFIYPGCGYGGSCFPKDVQALERTAREIGYKAELLSAVEAVNYRQKEKPFAKLQKHYGSKLEGKTIALWGLAFKPNTDDMREASSRTLMEMLWQQGCKVQAFDPVAMEECTRIYGERADLTLCKTAEDALNGADCLAIVTEWQQFRSPNFDAIKTKLKDPVIVDGRNLYSPEQMAKKGITYYAIGRGC; encoded by the coding sequence ATGAAAGTTACCATTTACGGTTCAGGCTACGTTGGCCTGGTCACGGGAGCCTGTCTGGCTCAGGTAGGCAACGATGTCCTGTGCGTGGACGTTGATGAACGTAAAATCAATATGTTGCTGAATGGGGAAATTCCCATCCATGAGCCCGGCCTCGACAATATGGTGAAGGAAAACATTGCAGCGGGTCGTCTTAACTTCACCCTATCCGCTGAAGAAGGCGTGCGCCACGGCCTGTTCCAGTTCATCGCGGTTGGCACACCACCGGATGAAGACGGCTCCGCCGACCTGCGCTACGTGCTCACCGTCGCCCGTTCCATCGCCGAACACATGGACAGCTACCGCATCGTGGTGGACAAATCCACCGTTCCGGTCGGCACTGCCGACAAAGTGCGTGCTGCCATGCAGGCGGTACTGGAAGCTCGCAGTGTCAGCATCGAATTCGACGTGGTTTCCAACCCCGAATTCCTCAAGGAAGGCGCGGCCATTGAAGACTTCATGAAACCCGACCGCATCGTGATCGGTGCCGACAACCCACGTACCACAGAGCTGGTACGCGAACTGTACGCCCCCTTCAACCGCAGCCGCGACCGCTTGGTGGTGATGGACATCCGCTCCGCCGAGTTGACCAAATACGCAGCCAACGCCATGCTTGCCACCAAGATCAGCTTCATGAACGAACTGGCCAACATGGCGGAACTGCTGGGCGCTGACATCGAAAAAGTGCGTATCGGCATTGGCTCCGACCCGCGTATCGGCTATCACTTCATTTACCCCGGCTGCGGCTACGGCGGCTCCTGCTTCCCCAAAGACGTACAGGCGCTGGAACGTACCGCACGCGAAATCGGCTACAAGGCAGAACTGCTATCAGCAGTGGAAGCTGTCAACTACCGTCAGAAGGAAAAACCATTTGCCAAACTGCAAAAGCATTACGGTAGCAAGCTGGAAGGCAAAACCATCGCCCTTTGGGGTCTGGCGTTCAAACCCAACACCGACGACATGCGCGAAGCCTCCAGCCGCACCTTGATGGAAATGCTGTGGCAACAGGGTTGCAAGGTACAGGCATTTGACCCGGTAGCGATGGAAGAATGCACCCGCATCTATGGCGAACGTGCAGACCTGACACTCTGCAAAACCGCCGAAGACGCACTCAATGGAGCAGACTGCCTGGCCATCGTCACCGAATGGCAACAATTCCGCAGCCCCAATTTCGATGCAATCAAGACCAAATTGAAAGATCCAGTAATCGTGGATGGGCGCAACCTGTATTCGCCTGAGCAAATGGCGAAAAAAGGTATCACCTATTACGCCATCGGGCGCGGCTGCTAA
- the tuf gene encoding elongation factor Tu produces the protein MAKGKFERTKPHVNVGTIGHVDHGKTTLTAALTVCQSRKFGGEAKAYDQIDAAPEEKARGITISTAHVEYESDTRHYAHVDCPGHADYVKNMITGAAQMDGAILVCSAADGPMPQTREHILLSRQVGVPYIVVYMNKCDLVDDEELLELVEMELRELLSSYDFPGDDTPIIKGSARSALEGDQSDIGEPSIARLIEALDTYIPEPERAIDGTFLMPVEDVFSISGRGTVVTGRIERGVVKVGEEIEIVGIRATQKTTVTGVEMFRKLLDQGMAGDNVGLLLRGTKRDDVERGQVLCKPGSIKPHTKFEAEVYVLSKEEGGRHTPFFKGYRPQFYFRTTDVTGACDLPEGVEMVMPGDNVKLVVSLINPIAMEDGLRFAIREGGRTVGAGVVAKIIE, from the coding sequence ATGGCAAAAGGTAAATTTGAGCGCACGAAGCCGCACGTAAACGTAGGTACAATCGGCCACGTCGACCACGGCAAGACGACGCTGACAGCAGCGCTGACAGTGTGTCAGTCCCGCAAGTTTGGTGGCGAGGCAAAAGCCTACGACCAGATTGATGCGGCTCCGGAAGAAAAAGCACGTGGCATCACCATTTCCACGGCGCACGTAGAATACGAATCCGACACCCGCCACTACGCGCACGTCGACTGCCCAGGGCACGCTGACTATGTTAAGAACATGATCACTGGTGCTGCACAGATGGATGGCGCGATCCTGGTTTGTTCCGCAGCTGACGGCCCAATGCCGCAGACGCGTGAGCACATCCTGCTCTCCCGTCAGGTGGGCGTGCCTTACATCGTTGTCTACATGAACAAATGTGACCTGGTTGATGACGAAGAGCTGCTCGAGCTGGTCGAAATGGAACTGCGTGAACTGCTGTCCAGCTACGACTTCCCTGGCGACGACACCCCAATCATCAAGGGTTCCGCACGCTCCGCCCTGGAAGGCGACCAATCCGACATCGGCGAGCCATCCATTGCCCGCCTGATCGAAGCGCTCGACACCTACATCCCTGAACCAGAGCGAGCCATCGATGGTACTTTCCTGATGCCGGTAGAGGACGTATTCTCCATCTCCGGTCGTGGCACGGTAGTAACAGGCCGTATCGAACGTGGCGTTGTCAAGGTAGGCGAAGAAATCGAAATCGTCGGCATCCGTGCCACCCAGAAAACCACCGTCACTGGTGTTGAGATGTTCCGCAAGCTGCTCGACCAGGGCATGGCGGGTGACAACGTTGGCCTGCTGCTGCGCGGCACCAAACGTGACGACGTGGAACGTGGCCAGGTACTCTGCAAGCCGGGTTCCATCAAGCCGCACACCAAGTTTGAAGCGGAAGTCTACGTCCTGTCCAAGGAAGAGGGTGGCCGTCACACCCCGTTCTTCAAAGGCTACCGCCCACAATTCTACTTCCGTACCACCGACGTGACGGGTGCCTGTGACTTGCCGGAAGGTGTGGAAATGGTCATGCCGGGTGATAACGTCAAGCTGGTTGTCAGCCTGATCAACCCGATTGCGATGGAAGACGGCCTGCGTTTTGCGATCCGTGAAGGTGGCCGTACTGTCGGTGCCGGTGTTGTTGCCAAGATTATTGAGTAA
- the nusG gene encoding transcription termination/antitermination protein NusG — protein sequence MVKRWYVVQAYSGFENQVKRSLEERIVRFDLQDAFGQVLVPTEEVVEMRDGQKRRSERKFFPGYVLVEMEMNDDTWHMVKETPKVLGFIGGKADKPAPITPKEVDNIMRRVEEGAEKPRPKVLFDAGEVVRVTDGPFKDFNGVVEEVNYEKSRLLVAVQIFGRSTPVELEFYQVEKS from the coding sequence ATGGTGAAGCGCTGGTATGTGGTGCAGGCTTATTCTGGTTTTGAAAATCAGGTAAAGCGCTCTCTGGAAGAGCGCATTGTGCGTTTTGACTTGCAGGATGCCTTTGGTCAGGTGCTGGTGCCTACCGAGGAGGTCGTGGAAATGCGCGATGGCCAGAAGCGCCGTAGTGAGCGCAAGTTTTTCCCCGGTTACGTGCTGGTGGAAATGGAAATGAATGACGACACTTGGCACATGGTAAAGGAAACCCCCAAAGTGCTGGGTTTTATCGGCGGTAAGGCAGACAAGCCAGCGCCCATTACCCCGAAAGAAGTGGATAACATCATGCGTCGCGTGGAAGAGGGGGCTGAGAAGCCGCGTCCTAAAGTCCTCTTTGATGCGGGTGAGGTGGTGCGCGTAACTGATGGGCCATTCAAGGACTTCAACGGCGTGGTCGAAGAAGTCAATTATGAAAAAAGCCGCCTGTTGGTTGCAGTACAAATTTTTGGTCGCTCGACGCCAGTCGAGCTTGAGTTCTATCAGGTCGAAAAAAGCTGA
- the secE gene encoding preprotein translocase subunit SecE has translation MKNIMSAHTEEQGSSLDTVKLIVALILLLAGIAGFYYFENWQGQSVSVLWRVLGLLAIVALAFVVALSSHSGKRLLGFMKDSRLEVRKMVWPTKAETIQTTLMVMVIVVILSIFLWGVDSLLGWGVKGLLGGGA, from the coding sequence GTGAAAAATATAATGTCAGCACATACCGAAGAACAGGGTTCGTCGCTTGATACGGTAAAGCTCATCGTTGCGCTTATTCTGCTGTTAGCAGGTATCGCAGGGTTCTATTATTTTGAAAACTGGCAGGGGCAATCCGTGTCAGTGCTTTGGCGTGTCCTGGGTTTGCTGGCGATCGTCGCTTTGGCTTTCGTCGTTGCACTGTCCAGTCATTCCGGCAAACGTTTGCTGGGATTTATGAAGGATTCTCGCCTTGAAGTCCGCAAAATGGTTTGGCCAACCAAGGCGGAAACCATCCAGACCACGCTGATGGTCATGGTGATTGTTGTGATCCTGTCCATTTTCTTGTGGGGTGTTGATTCCCTGCTGGGTTGGGGTGTCAAAGGTCTGCTTGGAGGTGGAGCCTGA
- the rplA gene encoding 50S ribosomal protein L1, with amino-acid sequence MAKLTKRQKAIAEKVDRNKAYAIAEALDALKSLPRAKFVESVDVSVNLGVDPRKSDQVVRGATVLPNGNGKTVRVAVFAQGPNADAAKEAGADIVGFDDLAAEVKAGKMDFDVVIASPDAMRVVGQLGQILGPRGLMPNPKVGTVTPDVAGAVRNAKAGQVRYRTDKAGIIHCSVGNVDFDTDKLVGNINALVGDLVKMKPSTSKGVYLKKISVSTTMGTGLAVDTTSLSY; translated from the coding sequence ATGGCAAAGTTGACCAAACGCCAAAAGGCAATCGCTGAAAAAGTTGACCGCAATAAGGCTTACGCCATTGCTGAAGCACTGGATGCACTGAAATCCCTGCCGCGCGCAAAATTTGTTGAGAGCGTGGATGTTAGTGTTAATTTGGGCGTTGATCCGCGTAAATCTGACCAGGTTGTGCGCGGCGCCACCGTGCTGCCAAACGGTAACGGTAAAACTGTCCGTGTTGCCGTGTTTGCGCAAGGCCCTAATGCCGACGCCGCGAAAGAAGCGGGTGCCGACATTGTTGGTTTCGATGATCTGGCGGCTGAAGTCAAAGCCGGCAAGATGGATTTCGACGTGGTTATCGCCAGCCCTGACGCTATGCGTGTTGTTGGCCAACTGGGTCAGATTCTCGGCCCACGTGGCCTGATGCCAAACCCGAAAGTGGGTACTGTAACCCCTGATGTTGCCGGTGCTGTGCGTAATGCCAAGGCTGGCCAGGTGCGTTACCGTACTGACAAGGCCGGTATCATCCATTGCTCCGTTGGCAATGTCGACTTTGATACCGACAAGTTGGTTGGCAACATCAATGCATTGGTAGGCGATTTGGTGAAAATGAAGCCTTCCACGTCCAAAGGCGTTTACCTGAAAAAGATTTCTGTATCCACCACTATGGGTACAGGTTTGGCAGTCGATACTACATCACTGTCTTACTAA
- the rplJ gene encoding 50S ribosomal protein L10, giving the protein MALTLQEKKEIVSEVAAVAASAHSMVAAEYRGLTVAQLTTLRQNARKGGVYLRVVKNNLARIAVKDTAFECVQDSLVGPLVLAFSQEDPGSAARLIKDFKKDKANDKMEVKFVAIDGNMLPAEELERLAKLPTRDQALATLAAALRAPLDKFARTLAALRDQKAEAAGISLD; this is encoded by the coding sequence GTGGCATTAACACTGCAAGAGAAGAAAGAGATTGTCTCTGAAGTGGCCGCTGTTGCTGCAAGTGCTCATTCCATGGTTGCTGCTGAGTACCGTGGTTTGACCGTAGCCCAGCTCACCACACTGCGCCAAAACGCACGTAAGGGTGGGGTGTATCTGCGGGTAGTGAAGAATAATCTGGCGCGTATCGCTGTCAAGGACACGGCTTTTGAATGTGTGCAAGACAGTCTGGTCGGCCCGTTGGTGTTGGCGTTTTCCCAGGAAGACCCAGGTTCAGCGGCACGCCTGATTAAAGACTTCAAGAAAGACAAAGCCAACGACAAGATGGAAGTCAAATTTGTTGCTATCGACGGCAACATGCTTCCAGCCGAAGAGTTGGAGCGTCTGGCGAAACTGCCGACACGCGATCAGGCGCTGGCCACTTTGGCTGCTGCACTGCGCGCGCCGCTCGACAAGTTCGCACGTACACTTGCTGCATTGCGTGACCAAAAAGCTGAAGCCGCTGGCATCAGTTTGGATTGA
- the rplK gene encoding 50S ribosomal protein L11: protein MAKKVIGYIKLQIPAGKANPSPPVGPALGQRGLNIMEFCKAFNAATQNIEPGLPTPVVITAYSDKSFTFVMKTTPASVLLKKAVGLKSGSARPNSNKVGKVTRAQLEEIAKMKMPDLTAADMDAAVRTIAGSARSMGLEVEGV from the coding sequence ATGGCAAAGAAAGTAATCGGCTATATCAAGCTGCAAATTCCTGCTGGTAAAGCCAACCCCAGCCCACCTGTTGGTCCGGCACTGGGTCAGCGTGGCCTGAATATCATGGAATTCTGCAAGGCATTCAATGCCGCCACACAGAACATCGAGCCAGGCCTGCCAACTCCGGTAGTCATTACTGCGTACAGCGACAAGAGCTTTACGTTTGTGATGAAAACCACGCCGGCGTCCGTACTGTTGAAAAAGGCTGTTGGCTTAAAGTCTGGTAGTGCACGTCCTAACAGCAACAAGGTTGGCAAAGTGACTCGCGCACAGCTGGAAGAGATTGCCAAGATGAAAATGCCTGACCTGACAGCGGCGGATATGGATGCAGCGGTACGCACCATCGCGGGCAGCGCCCGTAGCATGGGTCTTGAAGTGGAGGGTGTGTAA